A portion of the Calothrix sp. 336/3 genome contains these proteins:
- a CDS encoding P-II family nitrogen regulator yields the protein MNIVKRLEIIANYVELEKILQALEKAEVPGYTVIRDVAGKSSRGDGSHNMAMTMLDNVYIIAFFSPDKVTAVTNNIQPILNKFGGSCFISDAMELNTTKCSS from the coding sequence ATGAATATAGTCAAACGTCTGGAAATTATTGCTAACTACGTGGAACTAGAGAAAATCTTACAGGCTTTAGAAAAGGCAGAAGTTCCCGGTTATACAGTCATTCGTGATGTCGCAGGTAAAAGTAGTCGAGGGGATGGTTCACACAATATGGCAATGACAATGTTAGATAATGTCTATATCATTGCCTTCTTTTCACCAGATAAGGTTACTGCTGTCACGAACAATATTCAACCCATCTTAAATAAATTTGGTGGTAGCTGCTTTATCTCCGATGCCATGGAATTAAATACGACAAAATGTAGTAGTTAA
- a CDS encoding UbiD family decarboxylase has product MRDLRGFIKLLEERGQLRRISALVDPDLEIAEISNRMLQQGGPGLLFENVKGADFPVAVNLMGTVERICWAMNMEHPQELEDLGKKLAMLQQPKPPKKISQAIDFGKVLFDVLKAKPGRDFFPPCQQVVVQGENLDLNKLPLIRPYPGDAGKIITLGLVITRDCETGTPNVGVYRLQLQSSTTMTVHWLSVRGGARHLRKAAEQGKKLEVAIALGVDPLIIMAAATPIPVDLSEWLFAGLYGGSGVQLAKCKTVDLEVPADAEFVLEGTITPGEVLPDGPFGDHMGYYGGVEDSPLVRFQCMTHRKDPVYLTTFSGRPPKEEAMMAIALNRIYTPILRQQVSEIVDFFLPMEALSYKAAIISIDKAYPGQARRAALAFWSALPQFTYTKFVIVVDKDINIRDPRQVVWAISSKVDPTRDVFILPNTPFDTLDFASEKLGLGGRMGIDATTKMPPETEHEWGATLESDPEMAAIVDKRWAEYGLADLNLGEVNPNLFGYDMK; this is encoded by the coding sequence ATGAGAGATTTACGCGGATTTATTAAATTATTGGAAGAAAGGGGACAATTACGGCGAATTTCTGCCCTTGTTGACCCAGATTTAGAAATTGCCGAGATTTCTAACCGTATGCTGCAACAGGGTGGTCCAGGATTATTATTTGAAAATGTCAAGGGTGCTGATTTCCCCGTTGCTGTCAACTTGATGGGTACAGTAGAGCGGATATGCTGGGCAATGAATATGGAGCATCCCCAGGAGTTGGAAGACTTGGGGAAAAAGTTGGCAATGTTGCAGCAACCCAAACCACCGAAGAAAATTTCCCAGGCGATAGATTTTGGTAAGGTTTTATTTGATGTTCTGAAAGCTAAACCTGGTCGAGATTTTTTCCCTCCTTGTCAGCAGGTGGTGGTTCAGGGAGAAAATTTAGATTTAAATAAGTTGCCTTTAATACGTCCCTATCCTGGCGATGCGGGTAAGATTATCACCCTAGGATTAGTGATTACTAGGGATTGTGAGACAGGTACGCCGAATGTCGGTGTGTATCGCTTACAACTGCAATCTTCCACCACAATGACCGTACATTGGTTATCGGTGCGGGGTGGAGCTAGACATTTACGCAAAGCTGCGGAGCAGGGCAAAAAATTAGAAGTGGCGATCGCCCTGGGTGTAGACCCATTAATTATTATGGCAGCTGCCACACCAATTCCTGTGGATTTGTCGGAATGGTTGTTTGCGGGTTTATACGGAGGTTCGGGAGTTCAATTAGCTAAGTGTAAAACCGTAGATTTGGAAGTGCCTGCGGATGCAGAATTTGTCCTAGAAGGGACTATTACCCCAGGAGAAGTCCTGCCAGATGGACCATTTGGCGACCATATGGGCTATTACGGTGGTGTGGAAGATTCCCCCCTGGTTCGCTTCCAATGTATGACCCATCGCAAAGACCCGGTATATTTAACTACGTTTAGTGGTCGTCCACCCAAGGAAGAAGCGATGATGGCGATCGCTCTCAATCGTATCTACACCCCAATTCTGCGGCAACAAGTTTCTGAGATTGTGGATTTCTTCCTACCTATGGAAGCTCTGAGTTATAAAGCGGCGATTATTTCCATAGATAAAGCTTATCCTGGACAGGCACGACGGGCAGCTTTAGCTTTTTGGAGCGCTTTACCCCAATTTACCTACACGAAATTTGTCATTGTCGTGGATAAAGATATTAATATCCGTGACCCGCGTCAAGTGGTTTGGGCAATTAGTTCTAAGGTAGATCCCACCAGAGATGTGTTCATTTTACCCAATACACCCTTTGATACCCTGGATTTTGCCAGTGAGAAACTGGGCTTAGGTGGGAGAATGGGTATAGATGCCACAACAAAAATGCCCCCAGAAACAGAACATGAATGGGGTGCTACCCTAGAATCTGACCCAGAAATGGCGGCGATCGTGGATAAACGCTGGGCAGAATATGGTTTAGCAGATTTAAATTTGGGAGAAGTTAACCCCAATCTGTTTGGGTATGACATGAAGTAG